A genomic window from Deltaproteobacteria bacterium includes:
- a CDS encoding alpha/beta hydrolase: DFHCIAPDLMGLGDTEVDPKTTRFDMASQAEMLIEVMATLGYDEFAIVCHDQGGAAAQHIAANVPQRITALVLTDCVCYDNWPVPVIRRLQSRMRSRFVSELIARGHLGEWVETRTRLSAFRRGVYEPRKLSDDAIREYLRPLRTHAGRERFRQFLLAGDSRYTQLAVDGLRRFEKPTFVIWAAEDRYLSPSWGQTLADDIPGAVGVRLVPFCGHFWQEERPAEFASHIGAFLTEHLADRVVEGDGAVRRGKPVCAGATGYKKPPVTV, from the coding sequence ACGACTTCCACTGCATCGCGCCCGATCTGATGGGTCTGGGCGACACCGAGGTCGATCCGAAGACCACGCGGTTCGACATGGCGAGCCAGGCCGAGATGCTGATCGAGGTGATGGCCACGCTCGGCTACGACGAGTTCGCGATCGTGTGTCACGACCAGGGCGGCGCGGCGGCGCAGCACATCGCCGCCAACGTGCCGCAGCGGATCACTGCGCTCGTGCTCACCGACTGCGTGTGTTACGACAACTGGCCGGTGCCGGTGATCCGCAGGCTGCAGAGCCGGATGCGCAGCCGGTTCGTGTCCGAGTTGATCGCGCGAGGTCATCTCGGGGAGTGGGTCGAGACGCGCACGCGACTGTCGGCGTTCCGGCGCGGCGTATACGAACCCCGCAAGCTCTCCGACGACGCGATCCGCGAGTACCTGCGGCCGCTGCGCACGCACGCCGGACGCGAGCGATTCCGCCAGTTCCTCCTCGCCGGCGACTCCCGCTATACGCAGCTCGCCGTCGACGGGTTGCGCCGGTTCGAAAAGCCCACGTTCGTGATCTGGGCCGCCGAAGACCGATACCTGTCGCCGTCGTGGGGGCAGACGCTGGCCGACGACATCCCCGGGGCCGTCGGAGTGCGCCTGGTGCCGTTTTGCGGCCACTTCTGGCAGGAGGAGCGCCCGGCCGAGTTCGCGTCGCACATCGGCGCGTTCTTGACCGAGCACCTCGCCGACCGAGTCGTCGAAGGCGACGGCGCCGTGCGTCGAGGCAAACCGGTGTGCGCCGGCGCCACCGGCTACAAGAAACCGCCGGTGACGGTCTGA
- a CDS encoding MoxR family ATPase, translating to MFDSIDAVTHALRQTGYIADRALATTVFLAGRLGKPILAEGPAGVGKTELAKAVASALGTDLIRLQCYEGLDEAKTLYEWKYAKQLLYTQLLRDHIDAVIGGATSLADAVERIASEQDAFFSDRFLQERPLLQAIRADRQTVLLIDEVDRAEDELEAFFLEVLAEFQVTVPELGTLRARHRPFVVLTSNNTRELSDALRRRCLHLWMDYPSAAREAEILQARVPEIGAQLAGQVADFVHKLRALDLKKAPSISETIDWARALTVLATEQLGEDVVRDTLNVLLKYEGDREAAEEKLGSMLE from the coding sequence ATGTTCGACAGCATCGACGCGGTCACCCACGCACTTCGCCAGACCGGCTACATCGCTGACCGGGCGCTGGCGACGACCGTGTTCCTCGCCGGGCGGCTCGGCAAGCCGATCCTGGCGGAAGGTCCGGCGGGTGTCGGCAAGACCGAGTTGGCCAAAGCCGTCGCATCGGCGCTGGGGACCGACCTGATTCGCCTCCAGTGCTACGAGGGGCTGGACGAAGCCAAGACCTTGTACGAGTGGAAGTACGCGAAGCAGCTACTGTATACGCAACTTCTTCGCGACCACATCGACGCCGTCATCGGCGGGGCGACTTCCCTTGCCGACGCGGTGGAGCGGATCGCCAGCGAGCAAGACGCATTCTTTTCCGACCGCTTTCTCCAGGAGCGCCCGCTGCTGCAGGCGATCCGAGCCGATCGCCAGACCGTGCTGCTCATCGACGAGGTCGACCGTGCCGAGGACGAACTCGAGGCATTCTTCTTGGAGGTGTTGGCCGAGTTCCAGGTGACCGTGCCCGAACTCGGCACGCTACGCGCGCGCCACCGCCCGTTCGTCGTGCTCACGTCGAACAACACGCGCGAGCTGTCGGACGCGCTGCGGCGGCGCTGCCTGCACCTGTGGATGGACTATCCGTCGGCCGCGCGCGAAGCGGAGATCCTGCAGGCGCGCGTTCCCGAGATCGGCGCTCAGCTCGCCGGCCAGGTCGCCGACTTCGTTCACAAGCTGCGCGCGCTCGATCTGAAGAAGGCGCCGAGCATCTCGGAGACGATCGACTGGGCGCGGGCCTTGACCGTCCTCGCGACCGAGCAACTCGGCGAGGACGTCGTACGCGACACGCTCAACGTGCTGCTGAAGTACGAGGGGGACCGGGAAGCGGCGGAGGAAAAGCTAGGCTCCATGCTCGAGTGA